A genomic segment from Legionella micdadei encodes:
- a CDS encoding diguanylate cyclase produces MRRTNDILVRLGGDEFAAILANMDVDSARHLCHTINLEFKEVNTHKNVTLSIGLVCVNPGNEHEIKVILSLLDKLLYQAKERGKNQTISQTI; encoded by the coding sequence ATACGTCGTACAAACGACATCTTAGTTCGCTTAGGTGGCGATGAGTTTGCAGCGATTTTAGCGAATATGGATGTCGATAGTGCAAGACATTTATGCCATACAATCAACTTGGAGTTTAAGGAGGTTAATACGCATAAAAATGTAACTCTCAGTATTGGCCTTGTGTGCGTGAATCCAGGTAATGAACATGAGATAAAAGTAATATTGTCATTATTGGATAAGCTTCTCTATCAAGCGAAAGAGAGGGGAAAAAACCAGACTATTTCACAAACTATTTAG
- a CDS encoding GGDEF domain-containing protein, protein MKWLTQEILDPGKYQLLLENSLRSIFFNVLIGGLLSLDFFLQSVPVTPILIWLTCVVVLSLIRWRYSKHAIKNEFYLGDNRSSVLIFLVLTCMMGCVWGGGYVFFLQYINLVNETIFILILGGMCAGGSASLAAFLPAYYAYLLPIFLPVIFYNYAIFDLERAILATMFSLFVILVATAARINHKLIDRVFQLNCQKDSLIKELSFSNKKLEASNEEIRILSITDSLTGLYNRRYFDNCLQREIQRAKRNKYPLSLILIDIDNFKYINDTFGHPYGDEYLLLVASV, encoded by the coding sequence ATGAAGTGGTTAACACAAGAAATACTAGATCCTGGTAAATATCAGCTTCTACTCGAGAATTCCCTGCGCTCGATTTTTTTTAATGTGCTTATAGGGGGACTACTGTCTTTAGATTTTTTTCTTCAAAGTGTCCCTGTCACTCCTATATTAATATGGCTAACATGTGTTGTGGTTTTAAGCTTGATCCGTTGGCGCTACAGTAAACATGCAATAAAAAATGAGTTCTACCTTGGAGATAACCGCTCCTCAGTGCTTATTTTCTTAGTACTAACTTGTATGATGGGCTGTGTTTGGGGAGGAGGGTATGTATTTTTTCTTCAGTACATTAACTTAGTTAATGAAACCATATTCATTCTGATTTTGGGTGGAATGTGTGCTGGTGGGTCGGCTTCTCTTGCTGCATTTTTACCTGCCTATTATGCCTACTTACTACCCATCTTTTTACCTGTTATTTTTTATAATTACGCGATATTTGATCTTGAGCGAGCAATTTTAGCAACCATGTTTTCATTATTTGTCATCCTGGTAGCCACTGCAGCTCGAATCAATCATAAATTGATTGATAGAGTTTTCCAATTAAATTGCCAAAAAGATTCTTTAATCAAAGAATTATCTTTCTCTAACAAAAAATTAGAGGCATCAAATGAAGAAATTCGAATTCTATCAATTACTGATTCGCTAACGGGCTTATACAATAGGCGCTATTTTGATAATTGTTTGCAACGGGAAATACAAAGAGCAAAGCGGAACAAATACCCTTTAAGCCTCATACTTATTGATATCGATAATTTTAAATATATCAATGATACTTTTGGGCATCCTTATGGCGATGAATATTTACTACTCGTTGCTTCAGTTTAA
- a CDS encoding CoA-binding protein has protein sequence MLDQIEKFFSSNAYAVIGASTNRDKFGNKVLRCYLQHYKTVYPVNPKEGFIEGLTCLNDIADLPETVNSISIVTPPSITEKVVEQAIEKGIKNVWMQPGAESESAIENCMKNHVNIIARGPCILVELGFVE, from the coding sequence ATGTTGGATCAAATCGAAAAGTTCTTTAGTTCAAATGCTTATGCAGTTATCGGTGCATCAACGAATAGAGATAAATTTGGCAATAAAGTGCTGCGTTGTTATTTGCAACATTATAAAACAGTTTACCCTGTTAATCCTAAAGAAGGATTTATTGAAGGCTTAACTTGCCTTAATGACATTGCAGATTTACCTGAAACAGTCAACAGTATCTCTATCGTCACGCCTCCTTCAATCACTGAAAAGGTGGTGGAGCAAGCTATAGAAAAAGGCATAAAGAATGTCTGGATGCAACCTGGTGCAGAAAGTGAAAGTGCTATTGAGAACTGCATGAAAAATCATGTAAATATAATTGCCAGAGGCCCATGCATTTTAGTTGAGCTTGGGTTTGTAGAGTAA